The following proteins are co-located in the Vigna unguiculata cultivar IT97K-499-35 chromosome 9, ASM411807v1, whole genome shotgun sequence genome:
- the LOC114164622 gene encoding gibberellin 3-beta-dioxygenase 1-like, translating to MKMKMGTLNEAYQEHPLTLDEIIPIDFSSSSSLPDSHIWSEPIAADFSSNDPAASPMPTIDLMDPNANKLIILACQNWGGFHLKNHGIPLSVIQGTEQELERLFSLPLQQKMQALRSTDGATGYGIPRISPFFSKFMWHEGFTIVGSSYDDVKKIWPNDYQPFCDAMEKYQKEMNSLAESLTEMVFDVLGISEEKRKWMGTSDVSSALQMNYYPSCPEPDRAMGLAPHTDTSIFTIVHVTESGLQLFKEGKWIRVQPPPNTLLVHGGDILHMMSNGRFCSPLHRVAATECKKRYSIAYFYAPPTDYVVSPTVAGDDDVARFRDVTVMEYIGIKADKFGESLSVVSI from the exons atgaaaatgaaaatgggtACTCTGAATGAAGCATACCAAGAACACCCTCTTACCCTTGATGAAATCATCCCCATagatttttcttcttcctcgAGTTTACCCGATTCCCACATATGGTCTGAACCCATTGCTGCTGATTTCTCATCCAACGATCCTGCAGCATCACCCATGCCCACCATAGACCTCATGGATCCCAATGCCAACAAACTCATAATCCTTGCATGTCAGAACTGGGGTGGCTTCCATTTGAAGAACCATGGAATACCCTTATCTGTCATTCAAGGCACTGAACAAGAACTCGAACGCCTCTTCTCTCTCCCACTCCAACAAAAGATGCAGGCTCTCAGATCCACCGATGGTGCCACTGGATATGGCATCCCAAGGATTTCACCTTTCTTCTCCAAGTTCATGTGGCACGAAGGTTTCACCATCGTCGGGTCTTCCTATGACGATGTGAAAAAGATATGGCCCAATGATTATCAACCATTCTG TGACGCAATGGAGAAGTATCAGAAGGAAATGAACAGTTTAGCGGAGAGTCTAACAGAAATGGTGTTCGATGTGTTGGGGATTTCGGAGGAAAAAAGGAAGTGGATGGGTACAAGCGACGTGAGTTCGGCTCTGCAGATGAATTACTACCCGAGTTGTCCCGAACCGGACCGAGCCATGGGTTTGGCTCCTCACACCGACACTTCGATCTTCACCATTGTTCATGTTACAGAAAGTGGTCTTCAACTGTTCAAGGAAGGAAAGTGGATCCGGGTGCAGCCTCCGCCGAACACTCTCCTTGTTCACGGCGGCGATATTCTGCACATGATGTCCAATGGACGGTTCTGCAGCCCTCTTCACCGCGTGGCGGCGACTGAGTGCAAGAAACGTTACTCCATTGCTTATTTCTATGCTCCACCCACAGATTATGTGGTGTCTCCGACGGTGGCCGGGGACGATGATGTTGCTCGTTTTCGTGATGTCACTGTGATGGAGTACATTGGGATCAAGGCTGACAAATTTGGAGAGTCACTCTCTGTCGTTAGCATTTGA